From Ananas comosus cultivar F153 linkage group 2, ASM154086v1, whole genome shotgun sequence:
TACCTAACAAGATAGAGAGAAGCAATTAAAAAGGATTCATGAAGAGCGTGCTCAACGACTGAAATAGTAAAGAGACGTGCTCAAAAAGCCGTTTCAAAAGGGTTCCTAATTAAAGAAACACTACCTACCTAACAAGATAGAGAGAAGCAATTAAAAAGGATTCAGGAAGAGCGTGCTCAACGACTGAAATAGTAAAGAGACGTGCTCAAAAAGCCGTTTCAAAAGGGTTCATAATtaaagactatatatatatatatagagttggactgggctactattagtagcaaaattctattattgctatcagttttttaacctttggatcaactcttttcattatttctaatcattggattaaatactataacccagtggggaccactcaaccctagggggaccactcaattctaaccgactaatatcatcctaactctacaatttttcatccaagggttaaaaacttgatagcaaaaagtgcgttttactattaatagtattccagcctaattctatatatatatatatatatatatatagtgaggctactatactatcggaagcacggagccttccgtgcttgtacctcgttttcgatgttgggactttcgaatcgtcgatcggctccgttaaacttgatctagagtatttggagcacatagaaaataaattttattatttttcgatatcatttgcctagtgatcgaatgagctcaaaatcaacaaatttcaatggccgtagtgagccgtttgtaagtttaacggtgtaaaaatatccaaatcacgtgaaattttgatagaaaatcctttatactatataaaacaagatcaatatctttgatttaaaattttaatgtcatattattacatNtcgcaacatcgaaaacgaggtggaagcacggaaggctccatgcttccgataacatagtagccactctctctctctctttctctctctctctctctctctctctctctctatatatatatatatatatatatatatatatatatatataaaaagtaggGTTACGGTACTATTAGAAGAACAATAGTCATTATATTCCTAAGTTCGTAACTattcattaattttgataagtgatttggattaatatttcatttttctcatttctctctcaagttttatttttttttaatttttgttttcaatttcTCTTATCTCGCTCATTCTAACCattaatcaaaattaatgaatgaTTATGAACTTAAAAAGCATAAGAAATTTTGCGCTTCTAATAGTACAGTAacactactctctctctctctctctgtataaaTAGAGGGAGgattaggctagaatactattaatagtagccCTACTTTAACGATGTAAAATTTGATCGTACTAAAtgtttgatgctattaataacatGATAGCCGAACTATTACATAATATGAGTCTCCATAGTGGAATGGTAGCATGGTAGCCGAACTATTACAAATTTTATCGCATTAAATGGTTGGTGCCATTAATAGCCGAACTATTACATAATGTGAGTCTCCAGAGTGGAATTTTTGTACTCAGCGGACATCATTCTAGATATGCATGCAAAGTAATGTGAATCTCCAGAATGGAATTTTTGTACTCAGCAGACATCATTCTAGATGTGCAAAGTAAAAGagagataatattattattaatttcagGAAACACCCTCAGTTAATTATAACTCTTTTTAAAATGGATCCTTCAAATTTTCTTCTGGAATTTATAAACTTTAGATATTAATGTTaattaaagttaattaaattCTCTACAAGGTACTTATGTTAACTATTAACAAAAATACACAATCCTGCCAGCTGAAAAGTATTTAGGAAAacgttaaattacaaaatttttataaaacttcaTAAATtcttggctaaattatagaaaaccacCATGTTAATTATAtctgttttttcacttttcctctctgatttttaaaaatctatattttaccccttcaaaaattaaaaaatgtttaTTTTGGCCCCCGTACGTGATTATTGTTCCGTCAGGATTtcgtttatattttatatatccaAAATATCCTGAGATTTTTTTTCCCAGTCGTGCTGCCTTTCTCCTCGCTGACGTCCTCGGCCACGCCGCCTTGCTCCTCGCCTCCCTCCATGGCAAGCTCAAGTCCTCCACCCACACCCACGCCCTCGCGCTCCTTCGccgtctcgccctcgcccaccccGACCTCCTCCCCACTATCGCCGAATAGAGGAGTGGGGAGGGTGCAAGAGGAGTAGGGGGAGCAGGTGGAACAAGCTGAGTTAGAACCGGAATCGAGAGAGGCACGGaggacggaggaggaggggttgtGGATGAAGAAGGGTTGGGGATGAGACAAAGAGAAAGGAggatatttcttattttttaagaaagtaaaatataaatttttagaaatcgaaaaagaaaagtaaacaaaagGAATGTTGAGGGAAAAATTTTCACTAATttagtctaattttttttttaatgtaatttataattagaaaaaagtgaaaagaatGCCTGcgaacttattttttaaaattcgcaGTAGTTAGGGGGGTCCCACAACATTAAGGCGGTAGTTTGGAGAGAAGAAGATCCTCCAAGGCATGCATGAGGGGGGTCGGATCACGTACGTGTATGAAGACGCAATAAACTTGGCATCATATGCGACAACGGTGGACAACGGTAGCCACCACTGGACgataatataatctaatataaaaaaaattagtttcctACGAAGTTATgggtcaagaaaaaaaaaaaaaaatgtaacagtcaattaatttagcctatataaaGGGTCATTTGGGGTATAGAAAATGCAGGGAAGCAACCAGTAAGTAATAAGTATAAGCTCGCTTCGCAATGAAGGTGGAAGAAGTGCTTTGCATGCTTGGAGGAACCGGAGATGACAGTTATGCTACAGTCTCCAAGCTTGAggtcgctctctctctctcatatatatggTTGAAAATTAACATGGCTAGAAAAAGAATTGTTAAATCATATGATAAATATCAGAAAAGAAGATCGTCATCGAGTTCATTTTAGCTCTTAATTTGTAGTTCAAACTACTTTTCCTccattttatatcaaaatttcatgcgtATTTCTTATGATCAAAATTAGTCAAAAATGATAGGGGAAATATTAGACAAAATATATTCTACGTTAAactttttttcctaaaatttaaaaaaagttttatcaCAAATATGAGCATACGGGAGCTTACTTTTAAGGTAACTTATCCATGTATAAATCTATCTTTGTAATATCCCTTTGCATTCCTTATCTCTTCACTGAAATGGCACGTTAACTGTTTCGCCATATTAATTTGCAGGACCAAACCGTAGCAAATGTTATATTAATAATGAAACGATCAGTAGAGGACCTGTACCACGATTTCCTCCCGGAGAATTACATGGTCGTCGCCGACTTGGGCTGCTCGTCAGGGCCGAACACGTTCATGTATTTCTCTCAGATCATGGACGCCATAAGAGAGAGCTGCGACCGCCTGAGCCATCGCCCGCCGGAGCTCCACCTCCTCTTGAACGACCTCCCGGGAAACGACTTCAACACCCTCTTCGGACTCTTCACGTCGAGCgtggagaagatgaaggaggagaagggagagaagTTTTTGCCTTTTTACCCCGCAGGGGTCCCTGGATCGTTCTATGGGAGGTTGTTTCCTACAAGGAGCGTTCACTTCATGTATTCATGCCTTAGCCTTCACTGGCTCTCCCAGGTTTGCCTcactatatatacacactacTTTTAGGTTATTGTGCGTAAATTTGCTTTTAGTTTTCTAGTGGCTGTGGTTATATAGGAGGTGAAAAGGATCGGTCGgttcggatatatatatatatatatatatatatatatatatatatatatatatatatatatatatNTACTGTCATATTCAATAaaaatgaatttgaattcaaatatgagTTAGATTTGTATTCGGATATTAttcgaataataatatatatacatggttcggctacaatgctatcaatagcattaaGTTCTTCGTGCTATATATCAAGTTTTCCGCTgttggatctacttttttaatcattttcatatctttaaatcatactattctaCCAATCACCCTCTAAATCTTAGTGAACTACTATTAACCTagccgcacatcccttcatctaagagttgaaaacctaatagcatcaatgacttggtgctatatattaatagtattttaacctacttccatatatatatatatttacggGAATAAGACACACAATGcaattaaatattcaaattcatgtttgaactatgtatatctatattgtatttaataaaatttaatatttaacaaatatGAATGCAAGAGCAAGTTTAGCATTAAATTCATAACAAATTAAACAAACGAAATATATGTTAGAAAAACACTTTATCCCCCTATAATAATAGATATTAATATATTGAAGCaagtagcttgctacctttctctaaaaaaaaaaataaaaaaaatagatattaatATTCCTCTTATCTTCTagggatgaaaatggtcaaattcAATCGGATTTTTAAGAAATCATATtcgattcttttttttatttatttttttatgcgaATTCAGATGCGAATATATATCgaatactaaattttaatatctacATGTATATCCTATATATCGAATTCAGTGTCGAATTAATTTACTAGGAGTTTATCGTAATCACTTTCACCTCTAGTCGTAGTGCTTTTAAAGTAGGAAggaatattataatttataaggTGGAGAAATTAAGGTTTTCGTAACCTTGTCGATCTCTAGTGCgtttgtgaatatttttctttctaatgaGATCGCGTATCCCTTTCTGAGCCAAcataatactatttttttatcttaatttagtAGACCTTACCCAAGCAGAATCTTCTTGGGAAAGACAGAAAACTACACAGCCTCTATCAATTGTTGAACTTCTTCTTTAGCACCATCGATTATTGAATTGTATCAAAACTATTCTACATCACGTTGACTAAGAGTTTCGGACCAATTTATCTTGAATTACaactaattttaaataattttgtggTATTCTGTAGAATTAATAAATCTATTTAtcatctaaataatttttttttgttattgtaaatttattttttctctacttaattttttttaaaaaaattcaatatgaCATGAGTCTCAATTGGATCTTAATCGATAGTTATTTAAAGTTAAagatttattattctttttatgaaTCTCTATTTTACTTTGCCTATATTAGTATGctccttttaaaatttattatttgtgcAGTTCAGTTTATTTTAATTcaagcaaaaaatattttaagttaatttaaaaagtatagGTAATAGATTATGTACaaaataagaattttatttaattttcataagttaATTATccatatgaatatttattataattttttaaaattaaaataatattgtttTATATCAACTCTTTTAGAAAAGATTCTATAATTAAACATGAAGAAACctcaaaataattaagaaacaaGTATATATGCAAGTACCATACATGCATGAACATTATGAAACCaccaaaataattaagaaacaaaaaaacaaaattgtacTGCCGAGTACTATTTTGCTGTAATTAAAAGTCGTACAGATTATCCAGTCCAAACCAGCTCATCAAACGGGTCAACTTTTGGTACCATTTGGTCAACAGAAATATTatccatcattttttttttttactttaagaggaaaaaaacaaaaaaaaatccggATCGAATCGCCGGTCTAGTTGCTCTTCCTAAAAAGGAGCATTACCCTTTTGAAATCAACCGACTATACCATttcttcatttctttctttctttcttttttttaataatctttCTGGCTATTGCTATCAATGGAATATAACAATGCTGTCTGTACATTTCTAATCTCTAGATTAGGAAGTTGTTCGGTTTAATATAGTTACAACTGGACTATaattgtaaattatatataaattcaaattttaatttttgatatggTTGAATTTAATTATTGCGGTTGGAATTACATGAGAATATTCAATTATAACGGTTAGAATTACATCCAAATTAACCACATATCCAACTAGAGCAATCAAAAAAAGtaacttcaaataaaaaataagattaccTTCCTAATTACTTTTTAATCTCCATATATAATGAaacttctatatataattataacaaCTGAATCTCAACTGCATGTTTTTCTAAttacactgtatttataattatattcaacCTACAGAATCAACAACCCCTAGGTATAATTAAGATGTACACCTGGTCTATCCAAAGATCCTTCTTCTTCCACTAATCTtatctcttttttcctttttttgtcaccaaaatttttttaatttttttgaacctTAGAATTAAAAAGGTGCAAGATTTAGATCTATATATAGATGTACATGTAGCATATTCTATAAGATATATAATCCAATTAATTAGTatgatattctaattttttatgagACCAAAAAATAGATCTTCactttatatattcttataCATCACAACTTGATAAGGACAATATTTTGGAAAACATAAAGCAGAATTTTTAGACCTAACATGCATACCGTAATACTTCAAAATTATATGGTAGATATGTAGGTGTATACTATAATGTGTTATGAATTacaatagttttcttttttccaaaataattttatatatgtatgatatttttttactataggTTCCTCAAGGACTGGAGAGCAAGGCAAATATTGCAGTGAACAAAGGAAATATTTATATCTCAAAGACAAGCCCTCCTCTTGTTTCCAAATTGTACTTGGAGCAATTTCAGAGAGATTTTCATTTATTCCTCAAGCTTCGATCCGAAGAAATGTGCTCCGCGGGACAAATGGTCTTAATGTTCTTCGGTCGGAGAACTTCGGACCCCGCGGAAGAAGAAAATAACTACATTTGGACTTTGCTCACTAAGGCTCTCAATGACATGGCCCTGGAGGTACGTAACCTGTCGAATATACGAAAGGccatattaatttgatacattaCGAGTACAAACTTTTAACGAAATAAATCATCTTAATTATCTTTTCAATTCTAGGGGATTATAAAAGCTTCTGATGTGGATTCATTCAATCTACCGTATTATCAACCTTGCATGGAAGAAGTGAAGATGGTCACTCGAGACGAAGGATCGTTCGACGTCGTGCACGAGCACGTTTTCGATCTGAATTGGGAAGCTCTCAGCAACTTGGATGAGAAATCCCTCGTCGACAACTTTGCAAGTGCGGAGTTTCTGGCAAAGATCATAAGATCAGTTGCAGAATCCCTATTAGCACCTCACTTCGGCAAGGCCATAATCGACGAATTATTTTCGAGATTCACAGCAATAGTTGCGGAGCACATCAAAAAGGAGAAGGGGAAGTTTGTTATTTTGATAGTATCTGTGAGAAGGAGAGGGTAACTTCTTGAAAGATGAGGTGCAAATGATGAACTTAATAAGCCTTACTTTTGTCGCCGGTTTTAGTTGTCTATCACAATCCATACTTCATATGGCTTGTTTCACTAATAATGCACAATTAAATATTGTGCACAagatctttctttccttttttaagAAGAATATTGTGCAATGGAGTAACCGTGTTTCCCTTTGTACCAATTCTCTGTTTTCTGCGTCAAATTGTAATCTTAATTGTTTCCCTTTATCCCACAATCAGGAAAATACGTTCTAAGATATTAATTACCAAGATGTAACTGTCCCTAATAAATGAACCAAGTTTTCGGACTGCATAAATTGTGGCTCCGAGAACAAAGGACATGAGTTCGGCTTAGAAATGATGTACGTTAGCAAAACAGAGcctttgaatttttcttttttcaaaaacgttttctttttttttttaggctaaattacagaaaattctactGTCAATAtacgattttttatttttcctccgacttttaaaaatttatattttatctttttaaaaaataaaaaatattcactttgaaCTCCACCGTCGGTATTCCATTAGATTCCTTCTATatcttataataatatatttgtttaCCCAAAATATTCTTGTACCCTTCCTCTCAGCAGCGCCGCCTCCCTCCTCGCTGACAACATTCTCAGTCGTGCCGCCTTACCCTCCTCGGGCGCCTCACTCTCGCAGATCCCTCTGTACGTGCTAACACCGATGCCCTCACGCTCCTCCAGCGTCTCACCCTCGCCCACGTCCGTCCACGCCAACCTCGTCCCCACCCCCACCGTTGCCGAATGGAGGGGCAGTGGGAGTGTAGGAGGAGCAAAGAGAGCAGGTAGAGTAAGCTGAGTTGGAGCTGGAATCGAAAGAGGCGCAAAGGATGGAGGAGGAGATGTTGCTCATGATGCAGGGGAGGAGACGTAGAGGGAGAGgacaatttgattattttatcatcacaattaACATCCTACTCCTgtgatcattttttatttttttaaaaaataaaatatagatttttaaaagtcggagagagaaagtgaaaaacaaatattgacagaaaatttttatataaattagccTTTTTTTTAACATACGTTTTTGATAGTGATCTATATTATAAACTTAGTCCTCAGCTTCTTGACTAATgctgaaatagaaaaaaaagtggCAAGACAAATTAAACGGTTAATTTGAGCCATTAAACTTCTCTTATATTTGTATTGTGATCCAATCTATTCCAAATTTTACAGTATAATTagctatcttttttatttaaaaatatgataaatgattttctttttttttgttaagggtttggatcaaaaaaatttaaatgatagaTTTCGTACTCATTAGTGGTTTTCAATGATAGACCTTCttaatcgacgattcatactgttaaatattatttaaaatatttaaaatttttagaaatcaaattttataatttttttaatatcatttatcttataatcaaaagatcttaaaattgataatttttaactacCGATATGAgatacttgttagtttaacagtttaaagaatcaaaatcggtcgcatttttgatataaaattttattcactatttagatatagatcaataactctgatcttaaattgaagtatccgatcattcatttttaggatgtcttttgattttgactgtttattttatacccgcttgatagactttattataatttaaaaaaattataaaatttattttttagaagttttaaataatctaaatcatatttaatagtgcggatcgttgattcgaaagctccagttgaaaacaatttataaatatgaagAGCTCTATACGCATCAAACTGTAGAAGGCTTGCTTAGTGTGTATAAGAGCttctatgctatcggaagtatagaggatctggttGTTCCGACTTTTTAGCTCTTAGATCAACTTCTtagatcatttttaacctttggattaatactattatctgtagggaccactcaaccctaggggtactaCTCAATCCTAACTAGGTGGGACCGTAATCATCCCAATCGTACAATTTTTTATCAAAGGgttaaaaagtcggaagcataAAACCCTCtatgcttctgatagcatagtagctctacactatatatatatatagagagagagagagagagagagcgctaagctggtatactatcggtaacacggaggcctccgtgctaccaaattgttttcaatgatgcggcttctaaatcgacgatgggctccgttagacttgatctacactattgaaagtatttggaaactaaacttcataattttttggcattatttacctatcaaacgagtagtctaaaaatgaacggctgaaaataaaaatttcataaaaaataatgataaagaattcatatttcaaatcggaagtattagtattgctattgatgttaaatagaattttctattaaattttcatttaattttgttacttctacaccgttgaacttaaaaacgcatcatatctgccattaaaattgttaattttggaacctttcgatcactagccaaatgatgtcgaaaaattatgaaatttagtttcaaaatacttttaatagtgtagataaagtctaatggagccaatcgtcgatttgaaagccgtatcattgaaaacaacttgatagcacggaggcctccgtgctaccgatagtataccagtctagctctctatatatatagagagagagagagtgaggctactatgctattggaaacacggagccttccgtgcttccagctcgttttcgatgttgcgactttcgaatcgtcaatcggctccgttaaacttgatctagagtatttgaagtacctagaaaataaattttctgattttacgatatcatttgcctagtgaacgaaagggcttaaaatc
This genomic window contains:
- the LOC109706002 gene encoding anthranilate O-methyltransferase 3-like, which codes for MKVEEVLCMLGGTGDDSYATVSKLEDQTVANVILIMKRSVEDLYHDFLPENYMVVADLGCSSGPNTFMYFSQIMDAIRESCDRLSHRPPELHLLLNDLPGNDFNTLFGLFTSSVEKMKEEKGEKFLPFYPAGVPGSFYGRLFPTRSVHFMYSCLSLHWLSQVPQGLESKANIAVNKGNIYISKTSPPLVSKLYLEQFQRDFHLFLKLRSEEMCSAGQMVLMFFGRRTSDPAEEENNYIWTLLTKALNDMALEGIIKASDVDSFNLPYYQPCMEEVKMVTRDEGSFDVVHEHVFDLNWEALSNLDEKSLVDNFASAEFLAKIIRSVAESLLAPHFGKAIIDELFSRFTAIVAEHIKKEKGKFVILIVSVRRRG